A genomic stretch from Candidatus Methanomassiliicoccus intestinalis Issoire-Mx1 includes:
- the dnaK gene encoding molecular chaperone DnaK: MAKIIGIDLGTSNSAASVMEGGRPTMIPSAEGTSLGGKAFPSYVAFTKEGELLVGEPARRQAITNPEGTIVAAKRKMGTDYKFNIYGKEYTPQQISAFILQKIKRDAEAFLGEEVVKAVITVPAYFNDNQRQATKDAGAIAGLDVVRIINEPTSAALAFGLDNSKDSQRILVFDLGGGTLDVTIMEFSDGVFEVLSTSGDTQLGGTDMDQAFVDFAVKQFQKETGIDLTSDKMAMWRVREACEKAKIELSSTMSTEINLPFISADQSGPKHLTMTVTRAKLEELVTSIVERCRTPIMNAIKDAKLSTNDIDSVILVGGPTRMPIVQNFVESVVGKKIQRGIDPMECVSMGAAIQGAVLAGEVKDILLLDVTPLSLSVETLGGVATKLIDRNTTIPTKKSQVFSTAADNQTSVEVHIVQGEREMAADNVSLGRFQLSGIPPAPRGIPQIEVTYDIDANGILSVSAKDLGTGKEAKITISASNKLSKDEIDDMVAQAERFSEEDKKRKEKIEILNQADTLIYTTEKSLNDLGEKVTSEERAKISAAVDDLKAAVKEDNVDNVKTKMDALIKEMEPITTRIYQEAAAAAQAAQQTQAGNQQQAPPNSGAGNGGNDDGFTDANYRIVDDE, from the coding sequence ATGGCTAAGATCATCGGCATAGATTTGGGAACTAGCAATTCAGCAGCATCCGTCATGGAAGGCGGGAGACCTACAATGATCCCCAGCGCCGAAGGAACAAGCCTAGGCGGAAAGGCATTTCCTTCATATGTAGCATTTACTAAAGAAGGCGAACTTCTTGTGGGAGAGCCTGCAAGAAGGCAGGCAATTACAAATCCAGAGGGGACCATCGTTGCTGCCAAGCGTAAGATGGGTACTGATTACAAATTTAACATTTATGGGAAGGAATACACTCCGCAGCAGATTTCTGCCTTCATTCTCCAGAAGATAAAGAGAGATGCAGAGGCATTTCTGGGAGAAGAGGTAGTAAAGGCAGTAATCACCGTCCCTGCTTACTTCAACGATAATCAGAGGCAGGCTACAAAAGATGCCGGTGCAATCGCAGGGCTGGATGTAGTCAGGATTATCAATGAACCTACTTCAGCAGCGCTGGCATTCGGCCTTGACAATTCTAAAGATTCACAGAGAATCTTAGTCTTTGATCTTGGAGGCGGAACCCTTGATGTAACAATCATGGAGTTCAGCGATGGAGTGTTTGAAGTTCTGTCCACATCCGGTGATACACAGCTTGGTGGAACAGATATGGACCAGGCATTTGTGGACTTTGCCGTTAAACAGTTCCAGAAAGAAACAGGCATAGACCTCACTTCAGACAAAATGGCAATGTGGAGAGTGCGCGAAGCCTGTGAGAAGGCAAAGATCGAACTGTCATCCACTATGTCTACTGAAATCAACCTTCCATTCATCAGCGCAGATCAGAGCGGACCTAAGCACCTTACAATGACAGTTACAAGAGCCAAGCTCGAAGAACTGGTAACTTCAATTGTTGAAAGATGCAGGACCCCGATAATGAACGCTATTAAAGACGCCAAGCTCAGCACAAACGACATTGACAGTGTGATTCTGGTCGGAGGACCTACCAGGATGCCTATCGTGCAGAACTTTGTGGAAAGCGTGGTGGGAAAGAAAATCCAGCGCGGCATAGACCCGATGGAATGTGTTTCCATGGGTGCTGCAATTCAGGGTGCAGTGTTAGCCGGAGAAGTGAAGGATATTCTGCTTCTCGATGTTACGCCTCTGTCTCTCAGCGTTGAGACCCTCGGAGGAGTGGCTACAAAACTTATCGACAGGAACACAACGATCCCGACAAAGAAGTCACAGGTGTTCTCCACAGCAGCCGACAACCAGACAAGCGTGGAAGTCCACATTGTTCAGGGAGAGCGTGAAATGGCTGCAGACAATGTGTCTCTGGGAAGATTCCAGCTGTCAGGCATACCGCCGGCACCAAGGGGAATTCCTCAGATCGAAGTCACATATGATATTGACGCCAACGGTATTCTCAGCGTTTCTGCAAAGGACCTTGGTACCGGAAAGGAAGCCAAGATCACAATAAGCGCCTCCAACAAACTGTCAAAGGACGAAATCGATGATATGGTCGCTCAGGCAGAGAGGTTCTCCGAAGAAGATAAAAAACGCAAGGAGAAGATTGAGATCCTTAACCAGGCTGACACTCTGATTTATACAACTGAGAAGAGCTTAAATGATCTGGGAGAGAAAGTTACCTCAGAGGAACGCGCTAAGATCTCAGCTGCGGTGGACGATCTCAAAGCTGCAGTCAAAGAGGACAACGTTGACAATGTCAAGACAAAAATGGATGCCCTCATCAAAGAGATGGAGCCGATCACAACCCGCATCTATCAGGAAGCAGCGGCTGCCGCCCAGGCTGCTCAGCAGACCCAGGCCGGTAATCAGCAGCAGGCGCCTCCCAACTCTGGTGCAGGCAACGGCGGCAATGACGATGGCTTCACAGACGCAAACTATCGCATAGTTGATGACGAATAA
- a CDS encoding nucleotide exchange factor GrpE, with amino-acid sequence MNSPDSAENEASPEKGEQTELEKLKSELELEKLESKKLMELADGYLDSARRIKAEFENYQKRTAREKEETTLYATGKVVSEMLPLLDDLERALSAQCSLEEFKEGISKIHQNMLALFEDYGLKEIPTETFDPTYHEAFSVGEGEDGKILEVYQKGYSLGTKVLRCSKVKVAKETGENNG; translated from the coding sequence ATGAATAGTCCAGATTCTGCAGAAAATGAGGCCTCTCCGGAGAAAGGAGAACAGACGGAGCTTGAAAAGCTCAAATCTGAACTAGAATTGGAAAAATTAGAAAGTAAGAAATTAATGGAACTGGCAGACGGTTACCTGGATTCAGCACGCCGTATCAAAGCAGAATTTGAAAATTATCAGAAACGGACCGCGAGAGAAAAGGAAGAGACAACGCTTTATGCGACTGGGAAAGTAGTCTCTGAGATGCTCCCGCTGCTTGACGATTTAGAACGTGCGCTTTCCGCGCAGTGTTCTCTTGAGGAGTTTAAAGAAGGAATATCAAAGATACACCAGAATATGCTGGCACTCTTCGAAGACTATGGTTTGAAAGAGATTCCGACAGAAACATTTGATCCAACGTATCATGAAGCGTTTTCTGTCGGCGAAGGCGAAGACGGAAAGATATTAGAAGTGTATCAAAAGGGCTATTCACTCGGAACAAAAGTTCTGAGGTGCTCTAAAGTAAAAGTAGCTAAAGAAACAGGTGAGAATAATGGCTAA
- the thsB gene encoding thermosome subunit beta: MGNTPILILKEGTKRDKGKDAQYNNIAAARAIADAVRSTLGPRGMDKMLVDSLGDVVITNDGVTILKEIDVDHPAAKMLVEVAKTQDEEAGDGTTTAVVLAGELLKKAVDLIESNIHPTIIAGGYRLACNKAQEILDKCAKPIDPKDKKALKIIAETSMISKSVSGSRDYLADLCVSAISEIAEKIDNEWTVDMDNIQVVKKTGGSMDDSELIQGVIIDKEPVHPGMPTKIAKAKIALLDAAIEVQKTEIDAKIEITDPSQMQAFLDEEENMLRKMVKTIKDSGANVVFCQKGIDDLAQHFLSKEGIFAVRRVKKSDMEKLAKATGANVVTKIDELGADELGTAAMVEVKKIQEDDMTFVTGCKNPKAVSMLLRGGTNHVIDEVERSLDDAMSVVAVAVEDGKMVTGGGSTAVEIAMKLREYAASIGGREQIAIDAYASALEVIPTALAENAGLDPIDILINLRKAHKDKKIHAGLNVYTGKVVDMSSEKVVEPIRVGRQAINSATDAAILILRIDDVIASRGGPGGGMGMGPGGAPDMGMDD; encoded by the coding sequence GCAGCTGCAAGAGCAATCGCAGACGCAGTACGCAGTACACTGGGCCCCCGCGGCATGGACAAGATGCTTGTGGACAGCTTGGGTGACGTTGTCATCACTAACGATGGCGTTACCATTCTGAAAGAAATCGATGTAGATCATCCTGCAGCCAAGATGCTTGTGGAAGTTGCAAAAACACAGGACGAAGAAGCCGGCGACGGTACAACCACAGCCGTAGTTCTTGCAGGTGAGCTGCTAAAGAAAGCAGTAGATCTGATCGAATCAAACATCCACCCGACAATCATTGCCGGAGGATACAGACTCGCATGCAACAAAGCACAAGAGATCCTTGACAAATGCGCTAAGCCAATTGATCCTAAGGATAAGAAAGCTCTAAAGATCATTGCAGAAACTTCCATGATCTCCAAATCCGTCAGCGGCTCCAGGGACTACCTGGCAGATCTTTGTGTTTCAGCTATCAGCGAGATCGCCGAGAAGATCGACAACGAATGGACTGTTGATATGGACAACATCCAGGTCGTAAAGAAGACCGGCGGATCTATGGATGACAGCGAACTTATCCAGGGTGTAATCATTGACAAAGAGCCAGTCCACCCAGGTATGCCTACCAAGATCGCTAAAGCAAAAATCGCACTTCTCGATGCAGCAATCGAAGTTCAGAAAACTGAAATCGATGCAAAGATCGAAATCACCGACCCATCCCAGATGCAGGCATTCCTCGATGAGGAAGAAAACATGCTCCGCAAGATGGTCAAGACCATCAAAGACTCTGGAGCAAACGTTGTATTCTGCCAGAAGGGCATTGATGACCTCGCACAGCACTTCCTGTCTAAAGAAGGAATCTTTGCTGTCCGCAGGGTAAAGAAATCTGATATGGAGAAACTTGCCAAAGCAACCGGTGCCAACGTTGTAACCAAGATCGATGAGCTTGGCGCAGACGAACTCGGAACTGCAGCAATGGTTGAAGTAAAGAAGATCCAGGAAGATGACATGACCTTTGTGACAGGCTGCAAGAACCCCAAGGCTGTTTCAATGCTTCTCAGAGGCGGTACAAACCACGTAATCGATGAAGTTGAGAGGTCTCTGGATGACGCAATGAGCGTTGTTGCTGTAGCAGTAGAAGACGGCAAGATGGTTACCGGCGGAGGAAGCACAGCTGTTGAAATAGCTATGAAACTCCGTGAATACGCAGCTTCAATCGGCGGCAGGGAGCAGATTGCAATCGATGCATATGCAAGTGCTCTGGAAGTTATTCCAACTGCATTAGCTGAGAACGCTGGTCTCGACCCGATCGACATCCTTATTAACCTTAGGAAGGCACACAAGGATAAGAAGATCCACGCTGGTCTGAATGTATACACCGGCAAAGTCGTTGACATGTCCAGTGAGAAGGTAGTCGAGCCTATCAGAGTAGGACGTCAGGCTATTAACTCCGCAACAGACGCTGCAATTCTCATTCTGAGGATTGATGATGTTATTGCATCAAGAGGCGGACCTGGCGGAGGCATGGGCATGGGACCCGGCGGCGCTCCTGATATGGGAATGGATGATTAA